In Leptolyngbya sp. O-77, the genomic window CCCAATGCCGTGGTAGTGATTGACCGCTTTCATGTCATGAAATTAGTCAATGAGGAGTTAAATAAAATTCGTAGACAATCGGGTGTATCAGACCGAGGTAGCAAATTCATTTTGCTCAAGAATGGCAAGGATTTAACAGCAGAAGAAAAGACAAAGTTAGAAGAGATTCTGAAACGGTCAAAGCGATTAGGAAAAGCCTATGAGTGGAAAGAAGAGTTTCGCGCGATTTATGAACAACCATTAACCGTTGAGGAAGGCAAGCGTCAGATCCAAGGGTGGCTCGATAAAGCGCGAGTCGTCTATAGAGAAGCAAGCACAACGATTCGTAACCATTTAGATGGAATTAGCAACTACTTTCGGAATCGCACAACGAGTGGCGCAATGGAGGGAATCAACAACCGAATTAAATTGATTAAACGGCAAGCTTATGGCTTTGTCAATTTCAACAATTTTCGAGAAAGACTATTAGCCTGCTTCTCTGATTAAATAAAGTTATCACCGTACTGACGGGAGAACCATTAAATTGATTAAACGGCAAGCTTATGGCTTTGTCAATTTCAACAATTTTCGAGAAAGACTATTAGCCTGCTTCTCTGATTAAATAAAGTTATCACCGTACTGATGGGAGAACCCAACATACTGAGTTCCCAAGATCACGGCGGTTCATCCAATCGGGCGATCGCGCTTCATTATCCCTCAAGGTTGACGACAGTTTCCGAGTGGGAATACTTTCCGAGTGGGAATACTAAAGATTAGTGTTTTGGGGGTGGAGCCACTTGGAACCCTGGATTCCGCCTTGAGCTAGCGCTTTCTCAAAACAATCTCAAAACAATCTCAAAACAATATGCAAAGTTCAGAAAAAAGAGCCAGTGGATCAAAATCCTCCTTTTGAAGGAGATTTAGAAGGAGTAGGACTTACGCAGTTGGACGATTTCTCGCGGTCTTCACCCACGAGAAATCGTCCAAAACCCAGAAAGGTTAACCGAAAGTGCGTAGGTTCTAGTGCGTAAGTCCCAAGGAGATTGAGATTACAGGAGATTTTGAGGAAAGCCTGTTGACGGGTAATCCATCCGTTGGATTAGCACCGCTCACTTTTACAACCCTGATGCACCCCGCCTGATGTTTCAACCCCCACCCTCTTCGCATCAGCCTTGCGGAGTCATTATCCCTAACCCATTAACCTTCTCATGTCCGCAGAACCCCTTACTGAGTCATTACCAGAGCCGCCCACGGGAGCATCCGCCGGATTTGCCGACAACTGGAGCTACCTGAAGACCGAACTAGGCTGGCTAGAACGGATGTTGATGGTGGCGGTGGCGCGACAAAAAAAGGAAGCCAAAGAAATCGACCGGGTGGCGCAGTCGCGGGCAGACCGAGTGACGAGCCACTGGTGGCAGGGCGTGATTTCGCTGGACGGCAAGATTTGCTACGACGAATATCGCCAGCCGCCTGCGACAACCGCGGTGACCACACCCCGACCGGGCTATCAGCAGCAGCTTGAGGGACGCATCCGGGCGACAGAGGCCCGCGGCATTTCACTGGGGCTACCGATGTTGTGCGATCGCCTCCAGCTTTCGCTGTTTGAAAAGCAGGTGATTTTGCTGGCGATCGCCCCAGAGGTGAACCGTCGCTATGCCCGTTTGTATCGCTTTTTGCAGGGGGAAGAGTCTGCCATATCTGACCTGCCGACGGTGAACCTGGCGCTGCAACTGCTGTGCCGCAATGACCAGGAATGGCGGGCTGGGCGATCGCGCCTGCTGGATGACGCGCCGCTGCTAAAGCTGGGGCTGCTAGAGCGACACCCCCGCAACACGGATACGCTGCTCAACCAATCGCTGCGACTGGCGGCTCCCTTGGTCAACTTTTTGCTAGACGAACAGCCCCAGCCAGAAGCGCTCGATTGCCTGTTGAAACCTACTGCCATCAAGTCGTTTTTGACCCTCAGCCGGCCGCAGGCGCAGTGGGATGCGCTGGTGCTGCCAGAACCGCTGATCGAGCGGCTGCGATCGCTCTGTGACCTGGCCAGCGCCGCTGCCGTCTCTCCGACGGCTAGTAGCCCCCTCGCCGTGCTGGCTGGGCCATCGGGAGTGGGCAAAACCCTGGCCGCTAGGGCGATCGCCCACACGCTGGGGCAACCCCTGGCAACGGTCGATCTGGCGCAGGTCAATCCGTCCGATTTTCCCCTGCTCTTGCAAGACATCGAGGCGACCCGCCCACCGCTACTGCTGGTGAAATCGGCCCAGCTTTGGCTAAGACGATCAGCGGCGATCGCCCCAGCGGATATGTCCCGCCTGCTCTCCCTCCGACAAGAAGACGGAACGCTGACCCTGTTTAGCCTGCCCCATGCCGAGGCGATCGCCCTACCCTGGCAGCGCCAGCTTCGCCTGATTCTCTCGTTTGCGATGCCCGACGCGACCCAGCGCTTGCAGCTTTGGCAGCAAACAGACCTGTTTCCCCAAAACAGCCCCATCGACTGGGACACCCTGGCAAAGCAGCTTGTCGTCTCTGGTCGCGAGATTAGGGCGATCGCCCAGACCGCCCGCCAGCTTCAGCTTGCCAACGATGCCCCGCTGGTTCAGCACTTGCAGCGGGCGATCAACCTGCGGGGACATTCCCTCTCCATTCCGCTGCGACCGCGCAGCCGGGGGCGCAAAGTCCGTCAGAAGTCATAACAGGTCATAACAGGTCATAACAAAGGGAGTCATGTCAGATTGACAGATTGGCAATCCAGAATCGTCAATCTAAAATCCAAAAGCGGGACACCCCTCCCCCGCCTGCGTTGACGGACTCCCCTGCACGGATTCCCATGTATTGCCTCAACCCCCGCTGCCCCAAACCCGCCAATCCCCAGAGCCATCGCTTTTGTCAGACTTGCGGGGCGCGACTGCTGCTGGGCGATCGCTACCGGGCCTATCAACCCCTGGGCAATGGCGAATCGAGCCGCACCTTTTTGGGGCTAGACACGCACAAAATTACCGACAGCCGCTGCATCATCAAGCGCTTTCAAAACCAAACAGGCGAAGAACGCTTTCGCCAAGAAACGGCTCGGCTCGACGAACTCAGCAGCCACCCGCAAATTCCCGACCTCTACGCCTATTTTGAGCGCGAAGATGCCCAATTTCTGGTGCAGGAATTCATCGAAGGGCGCAGCCTACTTCAGGAAATGACCCAGGACGGCAGCTTCGACGAATCCCAAATTCGCGCCCTGCTGGCTGAGATCTTGCCCCTCCTGCAATTTCTCCACGACCACCAGATTATCCATCGAGACATCAAGCCCACAAACCTGATTCGCAAAGGGCAGCCCCCCAGCGGCGGGCAGCAGGCAGCACTCGATGTCGCCAGTTGGGCACTAACGGACGTACCAGAGCTAACCGGCTGGCTGCAACCCTCCAAAATCCAAAATCCAAAATCCAAAATCCAAAATCCAAAATCTCTCGTCTTGGTCGATTTTGGCGCAGCCAAACGCCTCACCCAATCCGCCCTGGCCCGTCCGGGAACCCTCATGGGCAGCGCCGAGTATGCTGCGCCAGAGCAGCTCATGGGCCAGGTCACCTATGCCAGCGATCTATATAGCCTGGGTGCAACCTGCATTCAGCTTTTGACAGGGCTGAGTCCGTTTGAGCTATTTGACGGCGTGCGGGGGCTGTGGCACTGGCGGTCGGTGGCGGGCAGCATCAGCGACACCCTGGCACAGGTTTTGGACAAAATGCTGGCCACGAGCCTGGGCGATCGCTTTTCTTCGGCCGCTGCGGTGATGGACGTGCTTGGCATTCGGAATCAGGAATCGGCAGTCGGCAGTCCGGGAACCAGGGTCAGCCTAAAACCCGAACCCGAAAGCCACTGGCGCTGTGTGAGGACGCTGGAGGTGGGGGCGGGGGTAAATGCGATCGCCCCCCTCCCTGGTCGAGATCTGCTGTTTAGCGGCGGCAATGACGGGCGGCTGGTGGTGTGGGACTGCGATCGCGGCGAGGCGCTGTGGATATTTGAGGAGCCAGGGGTGGTCGTGACGACGGTGGCGGTGAGTCCCCTGGGCGACACGCTGGCCAGTGGCGGCTTTGACCGCACCATCAAGCTCTGGGACTGGCAGGCCGGCACGCGGACGCGGACGCTGGCGGGCCATACAGACGTGGTGACGGCGATCGCCTTTGCCCCCGACGGTACCCTCTACAGCGCCAGCCGCGACAAAACGATTCGCCAATGGCTGCCCCACACCGGCGAGGCGATCGCCACCTTTACCAGCCACAAAGCGGCAGTAGAGGCGATCGCCCTCCACCCGCAGCAGCCAATCCTGGTCAGCGGTGGCGCAGAGGGCGCGGTAAAAATTTGGCATACTGGCACGCGAGAACTGTTGCGAACCCTATCGGGGCACGGGGCCCAAGTGAGTGCGATCGCCCTACCCCCAGAGTCGGCTACGGCGCAAAGCAGCACCGTCCTTAGCGGCAGTTGGGACATGTCGCTTAAGTTGCGAAACCTACACGCGGGCGGGCTGCGCTACAACCTGACCGGCCATCTATTGCCGATTACGGCCCTCTCTTGCAACCCATCCGCCCGCCTGCTGTCTACCGCCAGCCACGACACTACGGTTAAAATCTGGAATCTAGAAACGGGGGCGCTGCAAGCGACTCTCACGGGACACACGGCTGCGGTGGAGAGCGTCGCATTTTTGTCCGAGAAGCGTCTCGCCAGCGCTGGACGAGACGGCACAATCAGGCTCTGGCAGATATCCTAAGCAAGTTTCAACCACTGAGTAGAAAGACTCACTTGGCTTGCCCAGTAGCCACGTGTTTCCGAGTTAGTAAACGATGAATTTTTCAGGAAGCTGACTGAATCGGCTAAAACCCTGATGTACCAGGCATCTTGGATTGTTATATTTGAGGGAATCAAGGGGTTTTACCCCTCAAGGCTGACCGTATTTTCCAGGCTGCTTAATCTATGCTTTGTATTTTTTGAAGCCAGTCTAAGTGTTTACACGTAAAAGGTCGGCTGACTGGCGGATTCTCAGTAGTTACACCTGCTTAAGCTTTATGTTAGGCTTCACATAATTTCAGATTAAGTGAATCTATCGAGAAGATTCAGCAGAAATGTAGCTAGCCCCCCATTCGCTAGCTGAAAATCATAAGTAAGGATGTGCATTTATGATTTCAGGAGCTTTGTCATTCGTTGAATCTACAGAAATGAACACCCAGTCATCTGCCAAAGAAGCGACTCATCCTTTCTTCAAAACGATTCCGCCAGAACGAGTTGGAATCGATGGTGAGTACGACTATAACGGACTTGCAAATCGCGTCATGCAGGCATTAGAACAGCAGTTCAGTTACGAGGATTTGCAGCATCTAAAGGTGTACCAACGCGGGACAGTAGTGATGCTCTCAGGCAAGCTCTCCAGTCAACAGTTGCTTCAGCAAATTCGCTGTATTTCTCTTAGCATATCTGGTGCAACGGATGTTGAAACGCACGGCGTGAGCATTGCTCCCCAGTCTGTCTCTAGAGGTGCTGCTTAAGACAGCTTCGTCAAAGGCTCATCCTGATTTACGATTGTTTAGAGTTTTTAAGAGGCGCAGGCTCCGTCGGTAGAAGCTTTAGCTCACAACTTTAGCTCCAGAATTGATCCAGATCAAAGCCCGAAATTTCTTCTTGAATCTCCTGAAAATAGTTGCTGCGGGTTATCATTTCTACTTCTGTAGCACGACGACTTTGATCGATTTCGATCTGGAGTTCTTCTAGGTGGCGGCGAATCTCTTCTTCCCAGCGCTTTCGCTCGGTAATATCCTGCACAATGCCTTCGTAATAAAGGATGTTTCCTTTTGGATCTCATACGGCTCTAGTACTTTCCTCCACCCAGATCATCGTCCCATCTTTTTGATAGCTCTGGTAAGTAAACGCTTCAATCCGGTCGGTGATTTCTAGCGCTGTTTTGAAGGCCTGGCGACGCTCTGGATGGACATAGATTTGGGTCGAAATGTCTTTTACTGAATTCACCATATCTTTGGGCGAATCGTACCCATAGAGGCGGGCCATGGCTGGGTTGACGTTAATATATCGCCCATCGGTCGTGGACTGAAAAATACCTTCGACGGCGTTTTCATAAATGCTGCGATATTTTTCTTCAGCAATGCGAAGCGATTCTTCCACCCGTTTGCGGACAGTGATATCGCGCACCATAATCAGCACTTCATCTTGTCCCAAGACGGCAATGCGGACTTCTTCATCCTGCCGCTTGCCATTGACCTCGATTTGCTGTTCGTAGACCTGAAGCCGCCCGGTCGTAAGGGCCTGCTGAATATACTTGAGGCGAGTTTCGGCGATCGCCCTCGGCAGCGAATCCGTCACGTTGGAACCAGGCACAAACTGCTCATTGCCGTAGACTTGCAGCAGGCGATCGCCCCCCACAATGTCGATGTAGGTTCCATCCCCGCTGACCCGCATTAGCAAGTCGGGAATCGCTGTGACGATGGCGCGGTTGGTGGTTTCGCTTTGGCGCAGCGCCTCGAAGGAATCCTTGAGCTGGTGGCTCATGCGGGTAAACGTGTTAGCCAGGGTTTGAATTTCGGTAATCGAGCCGATGGGTTCAACGGGCTGTCCCCAGTTGCCCTCGGCAATACCCGCTGTGGCCTGGGTGACGCGCAGGATCGGACCGGTGATCCAGCGAGCCGTAAGGATGCTGCCCAGGATCGATGCCCCCAGCGCCCCCAAACAGAGCAGCGCCGTGTTGCGCGTGTTGGCATCGATCTGCGCCATAAAGTCTGACTCTGGCACGACAACGACAATCAGCCAGTCTAGCCCGTAGCCGTCGCGAAACGGCACCACTTCAAGAAACTGGCGTTGCCCATTGAGCGAAAAATCTAGCCGCTGGGGCTGGGCGATCGCGCTGGCATCAAACCCGCCAAACCGCTGCGTCAGGTAAGCTGCTGTTTCGCGCACCAGCCGATCCTGACTTGCAGTGGCGGGCAACAGCTTGGCATCCTGCCCTTCGCCCAGCATCAGCGGCTCGTCGATGGAGTTGGAAATCAGGTTGCCGCTGCGATCCATGATGAAGGCCTGCCCCGTTTTGCCGATCTGGAGATTCCGCAAAAACATGCGAAACTCTTCTGGCAGCACCACATCCGTCGCGCAAACGCCGATCAGCTTGCGCCCCGCTTTGTCATATACAGGCTGGCTGGCGGTGACGTTGGGCAATCCGGTCGTAAATGCAATGTAGATATCTGTCCAGGTGGGCCGCTCTGCTCGCACTGCGGCTTTATACCACGGGCGCTGACGCGAGTCGAAGGGCCGGTCGAGCTGGCGCAGGCGGTAGGTGCGCTCGCCTCGCACGTCCAGGCTGTAATATTCCCGCAAAAACTGGTTGGAGGCATTGCCATAGGACAATTGTAGGGAGCCATCCTGGGGCGATCGCAGCACGCCAAAAAACTCCCCCGCCTGGGCGCTACCGCAATAGACAAACGCTACCGTTGGCGCAATTTTCATCTGCTGGTAAAACTGGCTCTCGCCCCGCGACGCATTTTCAATATCCAGATCGCCCAGGGAAAAAGCGCTGGCATTCAGCCGATTGATTTCGTGGGGCACGGCAAAATAGCCCTGTAGCTCTCGCTCGATGCGGGCGGTCAGTTCTTGCCGGAGTTGGTTTGCCAAATCATTCACCGCCTTTTGCCCATTGCGAAACGAAAGGTAGCCTACTAGCCCCACGACTCCAATAATTTGGGCAACCGAAGCCAAAATCAGTAGGTTTCTGAGTGGCAAACTCTTGGGCATTGAACGGATGAGGATAAATCTGGAGGGACAGAAGGATGGCTCTATGGCGCTGACATGAAGGCGGTAGAGGAGTTTTGGGTTTTGGATTTTAGGGCTGGGGGTGAGATATCCCCTGGTAGGAGGTTTCGCCTATCATAACCCTCGGACAAGAGAATTAAAGCAAGTGTTGCGGGGCTGGCATGATGAAGATGGAGGTTAACGGCAGGGCTGCTGGCAAGCCGCTTCGGGGGCTTGTTTCAGGGTCTGCTGTAGGGAAGTGAACAGGCGAATCCAAAAGGGTCACAAACTCTCTTGAGTGCCCATTCGATAGCTCATCGTGTAACGATGGGGCAACGACTCAACAATATCCAGCAGTAATGATTCAACGTTGGGCGTTGAAATTTAGACTTTGAACCCCGACAGAAACAACAAGACGACGGATGCAATCCAGCACTGACCTCAAGTTGAGCATAAAAGACCGAATCACTGAGCCGGAGGCCATCGCCCTGCTGGAACAAATGCGACGAGAGCCGATCGTCACGTCGCTCTGTTCAGAGGCGATCGCCACCAACCTAGTGCAACTGGGCAATGGCGATCCGCCGATTTTGCTGCTGCACGGATTTGATAGTTCCTTGCTGGAGTTTCGGCGGCTGATGCCGCTGCTGGCAGCCTATTTCAACACCTGGGCGATTGACCTGTGGGGATTTGGGTTTACCGAGCGGCGACCCGACCTAGACATTCATACAACAGCACTCCGCACACACTTGCACTATGCCTGGAAAACCCTAATTGGGCAACCTGTGGTGCTGGTGGGGGTGTCGATGGGTGGTGCGGCGGCGATCGACTTTGCGCTGC contains:
- a CDS encoding ISL3 family transposase, which translates into the protein MSKRKGHQNFATVIGDVETGKLIEVIDSHQQEDIIETLKQQPLEVRAKVEEVSVDMWGGFPKVVKRVFPNAVVVIDRFHVMKLVNEELNKIRRQSGVSDRGSKFILLKNGKDLTAEEKTKLEEILKRSKRLGKAYEWKEEFRAIYEQPLTVEEGKRQIQGWLDKARVVYREASTTIRNHLDGISNYFRNRTTSGAMEGINNRIKLIKRQAYGFVNFNNFRERLLACFSD
- a CDS encoding AAA family ATPase; translated protein: MSAEPLTESLPEPPTGASAGFADNWSYLKTELGWLERMLMVAVARQKKEAKEIDRVAQSRADRVTSHWWQGVISLDGKICYDEYRQPPATTAVTTPRPGYQQQLEGRIRATEARGISLGLPMLCDRLQLSLFEKQVILLAIAPEVNRRYARLYRFLQGEESAISDLPTVNLALQLLCRNDQEWRAGRSRLLDDAPLLKLGLLERHPRNTDTLLNQSLRLAAPLVNFLLDEQPQPEALDCLLKPTAIKSFLTLSRPQAQWDALVLPEPLIERLRSLCDLASAAAVSPTASSPLAVLAGPSGVGKTLAARAIAHTLGQPLATVDLAQVNPSDFPLLLQDIEATRPPLLLVKSAQLWLRRSAAIAPADMSRLLSLRQEDGTLTLFSLPHAEAIALPWQRQLRLILSFAMPDATQRLQLWQQTDLFPQNSPIDWDTLAKQLVVSGREIRAIAQTARQLQLANDAPLVQHLQRAINLRGHSLSIPLRPRSRGRKVRQKS
- a CDS encoding serine/threonine-protein kinase, encoding MTDSPARIPMYCLNPRCPKPANPQSHRFCQTCGARLLLGDRYRAYQPLGNGESSRTFLGLDTHKITDSRCIIKRFQNQTGEERFRQETARLDELSSHPQIPDLYAYFEREDAQFLVQEFIEGRSLLQEMTQDGSFDESQIRALLAEILPLLQFLHDHQIIHRDIKPTNLIRKGQPPSGGQQAALDVASWALTDVPELTGWLQPSKIQNPKSKIQNPKSLVLVDFGAAKRLTQSALARPGTLMGSAEYAAPEQLMGQVTYASDLYSLGATCIQLLTGLSPFELFDGVRGLWHWRSVAGSISDTLAQVLDKMLATSLGDRFSSAAAVMDVLGIRNQESAVGSPGTRVSLKPEPESHWRCVRTLEVGAGVNAIAPLPGRDLLFSGGNDGRLVVWDCDRGEALWIFEEPGVVVTTVAVSPLGDTLASGGFDRTIKLWDWQAGTRTRTLAGHTDVVTAIAFAPDGTLYSASRDKTIRQWLPHTGEAIATFTSHKAAVEAIALHPQQPILVSGGAEGAVKIWHTGTRELLRTLSGHGAQVSAIALPPESATAQSSTVLSGSWDMSLKLRNLHAGGLRYNLTGHLLPITALSCNPSARLLSTASHDTTVKIWNLETGALQATLTGHTAAVESVAFLSEKRLASAGRDGTIRLWQIS
- a CDS encoding cache domain-containing protein, producing the protein MASVAQIIGVVGLVGYLSFRNGQKAVNDLANQLRQELTARIERELQGYFAVPHEINRLNASAFSLGDLDIENASRGESQFYQQMKIAPTVAFVYCGSAQAGEFFGVLRSPQDGSLQLSYGNASNQFLREYYSLDVRGERTYRLRQLDRPFDSRQRPWYKAAVRAERPTWTDIYIAFTTGLPNVTASQPVYDKAGRKLIGVCATDVVLPEEFRMFLRNLQIGKTGQAFIMDRSGNLISNSIDEPLMLGEGQDAKLLPATASQDRLVRETAAYLTQRFGGFDASAIAQPQRLDFSLNGQRQFLEVVPFRDGYGLDWLIVVVVPESDFMAQIDANTRNTALLCLGALGASILGSILTARWITGPILRVTQATAGIAEGNWGQPVEPIGSITEIQTLANTFTRMSHQLKDSFEALRQSETTNRAIVTAIPDLLMRVSGDGTYIDIVGGDRLLQVYGNEQFVPGSNVTDSLPRAIAETRLKYIQQALTTGRLQVYEQQIEVNGKRQDEEVRIAVLGQDEVLIMVRDITVRKRVEESLRIAEEKYRSIYENAVEGIFQSTTDGRYINVNPAMARLYGYDSPKDMVNSVKDISTQIYVHPERRQAFKTALEITDRIEAFTYQSYQKDGTMIWVEESTRAV